From a single Anaerolineales bacterium genomic region:
- a CDS encoding endonuclease domain-containing protein — MSYTSTPKTRKHAKELRKNLTPAEAKLWMHLRAHRMGDVHFRKQHAIGNYIVDFCAPVRKLVIELDGSQHLEQVQYDAERTAYLESKGFRVLRFWNHAVMNDLDTVLTVIWDALQEGG; from the coding sequence ATGTCCTATACATCTACACCGAAAACCCGCAAGCATGCCAAAGAATTACGCAAGAACCTGACGCCCGCCGAGGCAAAACTCTGGATGCACCTGCGCGCCCACCGCATGGGAGATGTGCATTTCAGGAAGCAACATGCCATCGGCAATTACATTGTGGATTTCTGCGCGCCGGTCAGAAAACTGGTCATTGAACTGGACGGCAGTCAGCATTTGGAGCAGGTGCAATACGACGCTGAACGGACTGCCTATTTGGAGTCAAAGGGCTTTCGCGTTCTGCGCTTTTGGAATCATGCTGTGATGAACGATCTGGATACGGTTCTGACCGTGATCTGGGATGCGTTGCAGGAAGGTGGTTGA
- a CDS encoding HU family DNA-binding protein has protein sequence MTVKFNIVERGNPSNREAPKKFYPAIRSSGRTSTYDLAVAASKRSTLNQTDMAAALASLLEIIPEELARGNVVELGDFGSFWLRTSCSGAETADDVRATQIETILPRFNPGKQFKRGLEQIEFERGTLISQPQED, from the coding sequence ATGACCGTTAAATTCAACATCGTTGAACGGGGCAACCCGAGTAATCGCGAAGCCCCCAAGAAGTTCTACCCCGCCATCCGTTCGAGCGGACGGACGAGCACATACGATCTGGCAGTTGCCGCATCGAAGCGCTCCACCCTCAACCAGACCGATATGGCGGCTGCGCTGGCAAGTTTGCTCGAGATCATCCCGGAAGAACTGGCGCGCGGCAATGTCGTGGAACTGGGCGACTTCGGTTCGTTCTGGCTGCGCACGTCCTGTTCCGGCGCCGAGACCGCCGACGACGTGCGCGCCACGCAGATCGAAACCATCCTGCCGCGCTTCAATCCCGGCAAACAGTTCAAGAGGGGACTCGAACAGATCGAGTTCGAAAGGGGCACGCTGATCAGCCAGCCGCAGGAAGATTAA
- a CDS encoding DUF3592 domain-containing protein, with the protein MKRFLLFITFIGIALLSLAGYAFMRQIEFQGRAETALATLEKYSVRAGAEGETFCPIFVFTRSDGLTVVYYGDVCASPPAYEIGQQVEVLYDPLEDRGVQLNNFRSKYRDVFVPFGIGLPVFLAGLFGMRSLRSRSTAGRQG; encoded by the coding sequence ATGAAACGCTTTCTCTTATTCATTACTTTCATCGGCATCGCGCTGTTATCGCTGGCAGGATACGCCTTCATGCGCCAGATCGAATTCCAAGGGCGCGCCGAAACTGCGCTTGCCACGCTCGAAAAGTATTCAGTCCGCGCCGGGGCGGAAGGCGAGACCTTCTGTCCCATCTTCGTCTTCACCCGCAGCGACGGTCTGACCGTTGTCTATTACGGCGACGTGTGCGCCTCGCCGCCCGCCTATGAAATCGGTCAACAGGTCGAAGTGTTGTACGATCCGCTCGAGGACCGCGGCGTGCAGTTGAACAACTTCCGCTCGAAATACAGGGATGTCTTCGTTCCGTTCGGCATCGGTCTGCCTGTGTTTCTAGCCGGGCTGTTCGGAATGCGCTCGCTCCGCAGCCGGTCAACTGCGGGCAGGCAGGGGTAG
- a CDS encoding STAS domain-containing protein, whose amino-acid sequence MDEFSVKSEGRGEVTVVSVTGRVDSVTAAALDADLGRIAQEYKKLVLDLKHVSYLSSAGVRAIVRVMQNAQKAGGGVKLAHIPSHVAEVLQTVGLMEMMEVFPTVDEAAASF is encoded by the coding sequence ATGGACGAGTTTTCTGTAAAGAGTGAAGGCAGGGGGGAGGTGACCGTGGTGTCTGTGACCGGCAGGGTGGATTCGGTCACCGCGGCAGCGCTGGACGCCGACCTGGGCAGGATCGCGCAGGAGTACAAGAAGCTGGTGCTCGATCTCAAGCATGTTTCGTACCTGTCCTCGGCGGGCGTGCGGGCGATCGTGCGGGTCATGCAGAACGCGCAAAAGGCGGGCGGAGGCGTAAAACTGGCGCACATCCCCAGCCACGTGGCGGAGGTTTTACAAACGGTCGGGTTGATGGAGATGATGGAAGTCTTCCCCACCGTCGATGAGGCGGCGGCGAGTTTCTAA
- a CDS encoding PQQ-binding-like beta-propeller repeat protein: MSRKIIPFIVAIVLSCLVMVVAGVFAFNGSVAAQKFGSTGMWSQPYSTAESMKVIDLSGDGQNELFIQSPNDVTAFDPNGGVLWSFPYSAAKSTLGDVTGDGVEDVVVFHRGTGGSVDVISKGQVRTLAQSLNIGNPSRVAVIRFPAGPQIVLGDTSGKLLGLGVDGVPRWEANIGSMELRGMDDARIAGQIHVAVATNDGSIAVYDSNGRAVWEASQEVLRRMRAFDLNGDGNSEIITGGEYGAFKVYNAADGSILFEKSLGQAVTEVREVELDGDPSSREIIAGGKDGGVWAFSFDGTTIRQMWSGSLSEKVNEISGLDIDEDGKQEAVIGDDDGNVAIFTDTGSRNNLPKHSSGITRIDIGRLGDDRYVVIADNNQVQVVKVNFSSIPGFRFTPLLIGLLLSAVMLIIAAIVASIPPKPEMKVSFQDKSRESLDAQRRMLKEHIADVERLRKAGEMSSDAYLARLKRLRHDLAENEAAFRAAGYQIKAETFNCPNCGGTLELGMDKCEYCGQVILS, encoded by the coding sequence ATGAGTCGAAAAATCATCCCTTTTATTGTTGCAATCGTACTGTCCTGTCTTGTCATGGTCGTGGCGGGCGTGTTCGCCTTCAACGGCTCGGTTGCCGCCCAAAAGTTCGGCAGCACGGGCATGTGGTCCCAGCCGTATTCCACAGCCGAGAGCATGAAGGTCATCGACCTGAGCGGCGACGGACAGAATGAACTCTTCATCCAAAGCCCGAACGATGTGACCGCCTTCGACCCGAACGGCGGCGTGTTGTGGAGTTTCCCCTACTCCGCCGCCAAATCGACGCTGGGAGATGTGACCGGCGACGGCGTGGAGGACGTGGTCGTGTTCCACCGCGGGACAGGCGGCAGCGTGGATGTGATCTCAAAGGGACAGGTGCGCACGCTGGCACAGTCGCTGAACATCGGCAATCCTTCGCGGGTGGCGGTCATCCGCTTCCCTGCCGGACCGCAGATCGTGCTCGGCGATACTTCGGGCAAACTGCTCGGACTGGGCGTGGACGGCGTGCCGCGCTGGGAAGCGAACATCGGCTCGATGGAACTGCGCGGCATGGATGATGCCCGCATTGCAGGTCAGATCCACGTGGCGGTTGCCACGAACGACGGCAGCATTGCCGTGTACGATTCGAACGGAAGAGCGGTCTGGGAGGCGAGCCAGGAAGTGCTGCGCCGCATGCGAGCCTTCGATCTGAACGGCGACGGCAACAGCGAGATCATCACCGGCGGCGAGTATGGCGCCTTCAAAGTGTACAATGCCGCGGATGGAAGCATCCTGTTCGAGAAATCGCTCGGGCAGGCAGTGACCGAAGTACGCGAAGTGGAATTGGACGGCGACCCGTCGTCGCGCGAGATCATTGCCGGCGGCAAGGACGGGGGCGTGTGGGCGTTCTCGTTCGACGGAACAACCATCCGCCAGATGTGGAGCGGTTCCTTATCCGAAAAAGTGAACGAGATCTCGGGGCTGGACATCGATGAGGACGGCAAACAGGAGGCGGTCATCGGCGACGACGACGGCAACGTGGCGATCTTCACGGACACGGGCAGCCGCAACAACCTGCCTAAACATTCGAGCGGCATCACCCGCATCGACATCGGCAGGCTCGGCGACGACCGCTATGTGGTCATCGCGGATAACAATCAGGTGCAGGTCGTCAAGGTCAATTTCAGCTCGATCCCCGGCTTCCGCTTTACGCCGCTGTTAATCGGTCTGCTGCTCTCGGCGGTGATGCTCATCATTGCCGCGATCGTCGCTTCCATACCTCCGAAACCCGAAATGAAGGTCTCCTTCCAGGATAAGAGCAGGGAAAGCCTCGATGCCCAGCGGCGCATGCTGAAGGAACACATCGCGGATGTGGAACGCCTGCGCAAGGCGGGCGAGATGTCCAGTGACGCGTATCTGGCGCGGCTGAAGCGTCTGCGCCATGACCTTGCCGAGAACGAAGCCGCATTCCGGGCGGCAGGGTATCAGATCAAGGCGGAGACGTTCAACTGCCCGAACTGCGGCGGGACGCTCGAACTCGGCATGGACAAATGCGAATATTGCGGACAGGTGATCCTTTCGTAA
- a CDS encoding glycosyltransferase family 4 protein produces MPNILYTAFDIVPSPKGASTHILHNIRGLVNSQFVVHLITPNDGLLPPEDTIEGARATRIPQDLSQNFLARAVHFGKSVLAHLALHPGYDVVHYRNIWDGLHIAQNKRKFGYKTLFEVNGLPSIELKYHYPGLDAELLAKIKEQEIATLHLSDAIICPSRVTRDYIASLGLNRKLVTVIPNGVSPSDFSASPLPDRDGREPVLLYIGTLADWQGLDVVIKALPKILEQKPVRLRIVGRGRSRQRKMLAKQIRKLGLDEHVAVQPAVPHHEIPDLIAGADICVAPLGLNDRNVTQGACPIKVLEYMAAGRPLLASNMPIVRELVREDVDALLFSPNDPDDLARQALVLLNDMGLSQRLAGSASQRALTKFTWHESQKKLRRVYEELLNAKGL; encoded by the coding sequence ATGCCCAACATCCTCTACACTGCCTTCGACATCGTACCAAGCCCCAAGGGCGCGTCAACCCATATTTTGCATAATATTCGCGGGCTGGTCAATAGCCAATTTGTCGTCCATCTTATCACGCCCAACGACGGTTTGCTCCCCCCCGAAGATACTATTGAGGGCGCGCGCGCCACGCGCATCCCGCAGGACCTTTCCCAGAATTTCCTTGCCCGCGCCGTGCATTTCGGCAAGTCCGTGCTCGCTCATCTTGCCCTGCATCCCGGGTATGATGTCGTCCACTACCGCAACATTTGGGACGGTCTCCATATTGCCCAGAACAAAAGGAAGTTCGGTTACAAGACGCTGTTCGAGGTCAACGGACTGCCCTCCATCGAACTAAAATATCATTACCCCGGGTTGGATGCGGAACTCCTCGCCAAGATCAAGGAACAGGAGATCGCAACCCTGCACCTGAGTGACGCGATCATCTGTCCCTCGCGCGTTACCCGCGACTACATCGCCTCGCTCGGACTTAACCGCAAACTGGTCACTGTCATCCCGAACGGGGTCAGCCCTTCGGACTTTTCCGCTTCGCCCCTGCCCGACCGTGACGGGAGGGAGCCTGTCCTGCTCTATATCGGCACCCTCGCCGATTGGCAGGGATTGGATGTCGTCATCAAGGCATTGCCGAAGATCCTCGAGCAGAAACCTGTCCGGCTGCGCATTGTCGGGCGCGGACGTTCCCGTCAGCGCAAGATGCTTGCCAAACAGATCCGCAAACTCGGCTTGGATGAGCATGTCGCCGTCCAGCCTGCGGTGCCGCATCATGAGATCCCTGATCTCATCGCGGGCGCGGATATTTGCGTGGCTCCGCTCGGTCTGAATGATCGCAATGTGACGCAGGGAGCCTGTCCGATCAAGGTCTTGGAATACATGGCGGCGGGACGCCCCCTGCTGGCATCGAACATGCCCATCGTCCGTGAACTGGTCCGCGAAGATGTGGACGCCTTGCTTTTCTCCCCGAATGACCCGGACGATCTGGCGCGTCAGGCATTGGTTTTGTTGAATGACATGGGATTATCTCAGCGCTTGGCAGGGTCCGCCTCCCAACGCGCATTGACAAAGTTCACCTGGCACGAGTCTCAGAAGAAGTTGAGACGGGTGTATGAAGAGTTGCTGAACGCTAAAGGGCTTTAA
- a CDS encoding acyl-CoA thioesterase: MSISPIYSKNINIPASAIDENGHVNNVTYVQWMQDIAVEHYASIGGIEAQGPDSTWVIREHRIEYLLPAFEGEEIEIRTWVENIRKVRSLRMYEFVRRSDGKVLVKGETDWVFVDVKTGIPKAIPQEVGQVFNTDAKGIKAL; encoded by the coding sequence ATGTCCATCTCCCCCATTTACTCAAAAAATATAAATATCCCTGCCTCTGCCATTGACGAGAACGGACACGTCAACAACGTGACCTACGTGCAGTGGATGCAGGATATCGCCGTGGAACATTATGCTTCCATCGGCGGCATCGAGGCGCAGGGACCAGACTCGACATGGGTCATCCGCGAACACCGCATCGAGTATTTGCTGCCAGCGTTCGAGGGCGAGGAAATCGAGATCCGCACATGGGTGGAGAACATCCGCAAGGTGCGGTCTTTGCGGATGTATGAATTTGTGCGGAGAAGCGATGGGAAGGTACTGGTAAAAGGCGAAACGGACTGGGTCTTTGTGGATGTGAAGACGGGAATACCAAAGGCGATACCACAGGAAGTCGGGCAAGTTTTCAACACAGACGCTAAAGGCATTAAAGCCCTTTAG
- a CDS encoding M42 family metallopeptidase, with protein sequence MKQLLKTLTETFGPSGFEDEVRKVIQKEVKPLADEVRVDALGNLIVRKNPAKNARNPKKIMLAAHMDEIGVIASHIDKRGFVRFTNVGGTFGKYTLGARVRFMNGVTGIVGYDRFENVDSTIPLNKMYIDVGATNKKDCPIKVGDFGAFERSFMEMGDRLVAKSMDDRTGVLVLIETLRNIKSTPNDLYFVFTTQEEVGVRGAGPAAYGIDPDIGIAVDVTATGDTPASLKMVMELGKGPCVKFRDPGMLSDPRITEWMIQTAEKAKIPYQREVLLLGGTDARAIQVTRAGVMSGVLSVPCRYVHSASEMVDLNDLKNSVKLLTAMLSKAVPF encoded by the coding sequence ATGAAACAACTGCTCAAAACGCTCACAGAAACATTCGGTCCTTCGGGATTTGAAGATGAAGTCCGCAAGGTGATCCAGAAGGAAGTGAAGCCGCTCGCCGATGAAGTACGCGTGGATGCGCTCGGTAATTTGATCGTACGCAAGAACCCGGCGAAGAACGCAAGGAACCCAAAGAAGATCATGCTCGCCGCGCACATGGACGAGATCGGCGTGATCGCCAGCCACATCGACAAACGCGGGTTTGTGCGCTTTACCAATGTCGGTGGGACGTTCGGCAAGTACACACTCGGCGCGCGCGTGCGCTTTATGAACGGCGTGACAGGCATCGTCGGATATGACCGTTTTGAGAACGTGGACAGCACCATCCCGCTCAACAAAATGTACATCGATGTCGGCGCGACCAATAAAAAGGATTGCCCCATCAAGGTCGGTGACTTCGGCGCGTTCGAACGCTCGTTCATGGAAATGGGAGACCGTCTGGTCGCCAAGTCGATGGATGACCGCACAGGCGTGTTGGTGCTGATCGAAACACTGCGGAATATCAAATCCACGCCAAATGACCTGTACTTCGTGTTCACCACGCAGGAGGAAGTCGGCGTACGCGGCGCGGGTCCTGCCGCCTATGGCATCGACCCCGACATCGGCATCGCAGTGGATGTGACCGCCACAGGCGATACGCCCGCTTCGTTGAAGATGGTGATGGAGCTGGGCAAGGGTCCGTGCGTAAAGTTCCGCGACCCCGGCATGCTCTCCGATCCGCGCATTACAGAGTGGATGATCCAGACCGCGGAAAAGGCGAAGATCCCCTATCAGCGCGAGGTATTGCTGCTGGGCGGTACGGATGCGCGGGCGATCCAAGTGACGCGCGCGGGAGTCATGTCGGGCGTGTTGTCGGTACCGTGCAGGTACGTCCACTCGGCTTCGGAGATGGTGGATCTGAACGACCTGAAGAACTCGGTCAAACTGCTGACGGCGATGTTGAGCAAGGCAGTTCCGTTCTAA